One part of the Alistipes onderdonkii genome encodes these proteins:
- the rplU gene encoding 50S ribosomal protein L21, whose product MYVIVEIAGQQFKAEKGRKLYVHRLQGEENSSVSFDKVLLTDNDGQVKVGAPVVKGASVKCKILKHLKDDKVLVFKKKRRTGYQKCNGHRQYLTQVLVEEIVA is encoded by the coding sequence ATGTACGTTATAGTAGAGATTGCAGGTCAGCAATTTAAAGCTGAGAAAGGTCGGAAACTTTATGTCCACCGTCTTCAGGGCGAAGAAAATTCGTCCGTAAGTTTCGACAAAGTCCTGCTCACAGACAACGACGGTCAGGTCAAAGTAGGTGCACCTGTAGTGAAAGGCGCCTCGGTGAAGTGCAAGATCCTGAAGCATCTGAAGGACGACAAAGTCCTGGTCTTCAAGAAAAAGCGCAGAACGGGATATCAGAAGTGCAACGGCCACCGTCAGTATCTGACACAGGTCCTTGTCGAGGAAATTGTTGCATAA
- a CDS encoding serine hydrolase domain-containing protein, whose product MNKLLLLSLFCIVCALPVGAHAVNPSAEYPAAGENGHPLPRRQADAALRAAVRQYLSEVEKAGIEQHSLMILHHGDVVAERWMHEGAPGKPQYVYSVSKTVNSLAVAIAIGEGRLSLDDKVISFFPDKLPDSVSGNLKNMEVRHLLSMSCGHDRDRLDLVRSSDEDWVGQFLSYPVVHAPGKVFVYNNLASYMLSAIVQRVSGQKVCDYLTPRLFRPLGIGGIKWQESPQGINCGGWGLFLKTEDMAKIGQLLLQNGM is encoded by the coding sequence ATGAATAAGCTCCTCCTTTTATCCCTTTTCTGCATCGTCTGCGCCCTGCCCGTAGGCGCACATGCAGTCAATCCGTCGGCCGAGTACCCGGCCGCGGGCGAAAACGGACACCCCCTGCCCCGGCGACAGGCGGATGCCGCCCTCAGGGCAGCCGTACGGCAGTACCTGTCCGAAGTAGAAAAAGCCGGGATCGAACAGCACAGCCTGATGATTCTCCACCACGGAGACGTGGTCGCAGAGAGATGGATGCACGAAGGCGCACCCGGAAAGCCCCAATACGTCTATTCGGTCAGCAAGACCGTCAATTCGCTGGCTGTCGCCATCGCTATCGGCGAAGGACGGCTCAGCCTCGACGACAAGGTCATTTCGTTCTTTCCGGACAAGCTGCCGGACTCGGTGAGCGGGAACCTGAAAAATATGGAGGTGCGCCACCTGCTGAGCATGTCGTGCGGGCACGACCGCGACCGCCTCGACCTGGTGCGTTCGAGCGACGAGGACTGGGTCGGACAGTTTCTTTCCTACCCGGTCGTCCATGCACCCGGCAAGGTCTTCGTATACAACAACCTCGCATCCTACATGCTTTCGGCAATCGTACAGCGGGTCTCCGGCCAAAAGGTCTGCGACTATCTGACGCCCCGGTTGTTCCGCCCGCTGGGCATCGGCGGGATCAAATGGCAGGAATCGCCGCAGGGCATCAACTGCGGCGGCTGGGGACTTTTCCTGAAAACGGAAGACATGGCCAAAATTGGCCAGCTCCTGCTGCAAAACGGCATGTAG
- a CDS encoding 3'(2'),5'-bisphosphate nucleotidase CysQ — MINDKVRMYLLPPLINAAVRAGASIMNVYKNLDDYDISLKDDKTPITLADRLAHKTIREYLGPTRIPILSEEGREMLYDERRNWELYWLVDPLDGTVEFIKGNNEFTVNIALMENNVCMGAVIYVPYFEKLYIAGRDAGSYVKEHVAPDSGAEYTYDEIVTGWTRLPLESQAVRPHPRLRVAVSRSHQTPETAEHIARLREAHPDLEIVEQGSSYKFCLLAEGRVDYYVRTTHTYEWDTAAGELILAEAGGRTRTLPDDGVLRYNEKDLRNPWFVCRSKYCKI, encoded by the coding sequence ATGATAAACGACAAGGTGAGGATGTACCTGCTGCCGCCGCTCATCAATGCGGCAGTCAGGGCCGGTGCCTCGATAATGAATGTCTATAAAAACCTCGACGATTACGATATAAGCCTCAAAGACGACAAGACGCCGATCACGCTCGCCGACCGGCTGGCGCACAAAACCATCCGCGAATACCTGGGCCCGACGCGCATCCCGATCCTGAGCGAGGAGGGGCGCGAGATGCTCTACGACGAGCGCCGCAACTGGGAGCTCTACTGGCTGGTCGACCCGCTCGACGGGACGGTCGAATTTATCAAGGGGAACAATGAATTTACGGTCAACATCGCCCTGATGGAGAACAATGTCTGCATGGGGGCGGTGATTTACGTGCCCTATTTCGAGAAGCTGTATATCGCGGGGCGGGATGCAGGCTCGTATGTCAAGGAGCATGTGGCGCCCGATTCCGGGGCGGAATATACCTACGATGAGATCGTCACCGGGTGGACGCGGCTGCCGCTCGAAAGCCAGGCCGTGCGTCCGCATCCCCGCCTGCGTGTGGCCGTGTCGCGCTCGCACCAGACGCCCGAGACCGCCGAGCATATCGCCCGCCTGCGCGAGGCGCACCCCGACCTGGAGATCGTCGAACAGGGCAGTTCGTATAAGTTCTGCCTGCTGGCCGAGGGGCGGGTCGACTATTATGTCCGCACGACGCATACCTACGAGTGGGACACGGCGGCCGGGGAGCTGATCCTCGCCGAGGCCGGCGGCCGGACGCGCACGCTGCCCGACGACGGGGTGCTGCGCTACAACGAAAAAGACCTGCGCAACCCGTGGTTCGTCTGCCGGTCGAAGTACTGCAAGATTTGA
- the rpmA gene encoding 50S ribosomal protein L27 → MAHKKGVGSSKNGRESESKRLGVKLFGGQFAKAGNIIVRQRGTVHNPGENVGIGKDHTLFALVDGTVEFCKKGAGKSYVSVTPLSE, encoded by the coding sequence ATGGCACACAAGAAAGGTGTAGGTAGTTCGAAGAACGGCCGCGAGTCGGAAAGCAAGCGACTCGGCGTCAAACTATTCGGTGGGCAGTTCGCAAAGGCGGGCAACATTATCGTTCGTCAGCGCGGCACGGTTCACAACCCCGGTGAAAACGTGGGTATCGGTAAAGACCACACGCTCTTCGCCCTTGTAGACGGCACCGTCGAATTCTGCAAGAAAGGCGCAGGCAAATCGTACGTGAGCGTAACTCCCCTGAGCGAGTAA
- the trkA gene encoding Trk system potassium transporter TrkA, with translation MKIVIAGAGEMGSHLAKMLSGNGHDITIIDADQKLLSDVGSLADVISVEGDSTTFAVLRKAQVRKCDLFIAVNHVENDNVVAAMLAKKLGAKKAIARIDNNEYLEPNNKEMFIDMGIDYLFYPEKVAASEVINLLGHTSTTEFVDFSSGKLSLVVFHLEPTSPLVGKPLEGFDDDEAPLSYRTVAITRGGQTIIPRRGELFMEGDAIYVIARQDAVKQVMEFSGQSNIEIKNMMILGGSRIGIRIATELQDEVNIKLIDYNAEKAYRLAEMLERTLIINEDGRNTEAMMEEGLSNMDAFVAVTGRSETNILAAMLAKRMGVKKVIAEVENLNYINLAESIGIDTIINKKLVTASNIFRFTMSTDVQAIKCLTGSDAEVLEFIVKPNAPAVKSRIKDLGLPEDTIIGGIVRGDKVFIAVDNMEINPYDRVVVFAMPASVGKVGYFFN, from the coding sequence ATGAAAATCGTGATAGCGGGTGCGGGCGAGATGGGGAGCCATCTGGCGAAAATGCTCAGTGGCAACGGCCACGACATTACCATCATCGACGCCGACCAGAAGTTGCTTTCCGACGTGGGGAGCCTTGCCGACGTGATTTCGGTCGAGGGCGATTCGACGACCTTCGCCGTGCTCCGCAAGGCGCAGGTGCGCAAGTGCGACCTGTTCATCGCCGTGAACCACGTGGAGAACGACAATGTCGTGGCGGCGATGCTGGCCAAGAAGCTCGGGGCCAAAAAAGCCATTGCCCGCATCGACAACAACGAATACCTGGAACCCAACAACAAGGAGATGTTCATCGACATGGGCATCGACTACCTGTTCTACCCCGAGAAGGTTGCGGCCAGCGAGGTCATCAACCTCCTGGGGCATACCTCGACCACGGAGTTCGTCGATTTTTCGAGCGGTAAGCTCTCGCTGGTGGTTTTTCACCTGGAGCCGACCTCGCCCCTCGTGGGCAAGCCGCTGGAAGGGTTCGATGACGACGAGGCCCCGCTGAGCTACCGCACGGTGGCCATCACGCGCGGCGGGCAGACGATCATCCCGCGCCGCGGCGAATTGTTCATGGAGGGCGACGCGATCTATGTGATCGCCCGCCAGGATGCCGTGAAACAGGTCATGGAGTTCTCGGGACAGTCGAACATCGAGATCAAGAACATGATGATTCTGGGCGGGTCGCGCATCGGCATCCGCATCGCCACGGAGTTGCAGGACGAGGTAAACATCAAGCTCATCGACTACAACGCCGAGAAGGCCTACCGGCTGGCGGAGATGCTCGAAAGGACCCTCATCATCAACGAGGACGGCCGTAACACCGAGGCCATGATGGAAGAGGGGCTTTCGAACATGGACGCCTTCGTGGCCGTGACGGGGCGCAGCGAGACCAACATCCTCGCGGCGATGCTCGCCAAGCGCATGGGCGTCAAGAAGGTGATCGCCGAGGTCGAGAACCTCAATTACATCAACCTGGCCGAGTCGATCGGCATCGACACGATCATCAACAAGAAACTGGTGACGGCGTCGAACATCTTCCGCTTCACGATGTCGACCGACGTGCAGGCCATCAAGTGCCTTACGGGCAGCGACGCCGAGGTGCTGGAATTCATCGTCAAGCCCAATGCGCCGGCCGTGAAGAGCCGCATCAAAGACCTGGGGCTGCCCGAGGACACGATCATCGGCGGCATCGTGCGCGGCGACAAGGTCTTCATCGCCGTGGACAACATGGAAATCAACCCCTACGACCGCGTGGTGGTCTTCGCCATGCCTGCGTCGGTGGGCAAAGTGGGATACTTTTTTAACTGA
- a CDS encoding leucine-rich repeat domain-containing protein, with translation MKKISLFCMLGLLLGVSCSKEKVKPPAMTDDTVAVFGDDAFGAFCLRTYDRNGDGVLTVGEIKNVVSLDFDDKDIRSLDGIEYFTGLQSLYCNQSAGGNLVRLDVSRNAELRTLCCAGNKLEELVVDGLRNLSRVDCAANNLEKLDLQNLPVLTFLLCRNNRLCNLDFSETPGLKSIDCANNGISALDVRPCGDITMIWCEGNAGMRISLDWRQAPGIFGDDDVVLEVAGDENLVFADAAVEAALAARNFDKNGDGRISRHEAVYVRELFDTDCSGFESLSDFSYLINLYWCELVCADKGACKLRSLDSFARNGLLYNLDLRNLPVAAVDLSRYPALKYVRMSGCDVEELDVSGLQYLESLVCDNSPVLKTVFFRNSAQYDRMSWINLDKHILIRFKESD, from the coding sequence ATGAAAAAAATCTCCCTGTTCTGTATGCTGGGATTGTTGCTCGGCGTATCCTGTTCGAAGGAAAAAGTAAAGCCGCCCGCCATGACCGATGATACGGTGGCCGTATTCGGCGATGACGCATTCGGGGCATTTTGCCTGCGGACGTACGACCGTAACGGGGATGGTGTACTTACGGTCGGTGAAATCAAAAATGTGGTGTCGCTGGATTTTGACGATAAGGATATCCGGTCGCTGGACGGGATCGAATACTTTACCGGATTACAGTCTTTATATTGTAACCAATCTGCCGGGGGGAATCTGGTGCGACTCGATGTCAGCCGGAATGCGGAACTCAGGACTTTGTGTTGTGCGGGGAACAAACTCGAAGAACTCGTTGTGGATGGTCTCCGGAACCTAAGCCGTGTCGATTGTGCGGCCAATAACCTGGAAAAACTCGATTTGCAAAATTTACCTGTGTTGACCTTTTTGCTTTGCCGGAATAACCGGCTTTGCAACCTGGACTTTTCCGAAACTCCCGGCTTGAAATCCATAGATTGTGCGAATAACGGGATTTCCGCGCTTGATGTGAGGCCGTGCGGGGATATTACTATGATTTGGTGTGAGGGCAATGCGGGGATGCGGATCTCGCTGGATTGGCGGCAGGCACCGGGCATATTTGGTGACGACGATGTCGTTTTGGAGGTGGCCGGAGATGAAAACCTTGTCTTTGCCGATGCGGCGGTAGAGGCGGCACTGGCCGCAAGGAATTTTGATAAGAACGGGGACGGGCGGATTTCCCGCCATGAGGCGGTTTATGTCCGGGAGTTGTTCGATACCGATTGCAGCGGGTTCGAATCCCTCTCTGATTTTAGTTATCTTATCAATTTGTACTGGTGTGAGTTGGTGTGTGCGGATAAGGGGGCGTGCAAACTGCGCTCGCTGGATTCTTTTGCCCGGAACGGGCTCTTGTATAATCTGGATTTGAGGAACCTGCCGGTGGCAGCTGTCGATTTGTCGAGATATCCTGCTTTGAAATACGTGAGGATGTCGGGCTGCGATGTGGAGGAGCTCGATGTGAGCGGGTTGCAATATTTGGAAAGCCTGGTCTGTGACAATTCGCCCGTCTTGAAAACCGTATTTTTCAGGAATAGTGCCCAATACGACCGGATGTCATGGATCAACCTTGATAAGCACATCCTGATAAGGTTCAAGGAGAGCGATTGA